The stretch of DNA AACTGGGCATCACTAACCAACACGATTGAACGCCCGCATTGAAATATCGCTCGAACTTAGCGAGAATCTCATCGTGCGCCTGAGAAGGCGAAATGATCTCAATTACCGTCAGCGGCATCTGTGTCATGCTCGTAACGTCGTGCAGAAAGTCGATCTTGAGCTTTGGGTAAATGGCAATGTCGGGAACCGTATCAGGGCGTTCCGGCATACTTAGATTCAGTTCCGATAAAATGGTGTGGGTCTTACGGTAACGATAATCTAAACTGACGAGCAGGTTTTTCTGCACGTAAGCATGGTTTAAGGTGGGCGTAGGTTTTCCGCGCTCACGCTCGTAATCAGACAGGGCCTCAATGACAGCTTCCATAGCATAAACTATTTCCCCAAAGATAGTAAAAGTCCTGCTACGTTACGCGCCCTCTACTGTCACAACAATCGACTTGGAGGTGGGGGTGTGGCTTTTTTCGGCGACGGAGTCGATGGGAATCAGCACGTTGGTTTCGGGGAAATAAGCCGCACAGCAGCCGTGTGGAATGTCGTAAGGCACTACGATGAACTGGCGGGCGGTGCGGGTTTTGCCGTCGTACTGGCTGTGAATGTTCACCACTTGTTTGTCGCGGAGGTTTAGCCGGGTTATGTCGTCGGGGTTCATGAGCAGCACGCGCCGTTCGTTGTAAATGCCCCGGTAGCGGTCGTCGTTGCCGTACACGGTGGTGTTGAACTGGTCGTGGCTGCGAATGGTCATCAGCAGCAGTTCGCCGGGTTTTAGCGTTCGGGTTGTCAGGGGGTTAACGGTGAAATGGGCTTTCCCGTCTTTAGTCGTGAACCGGCGTTCGCGGGGGCCGTTGGGCAGGTAGAAACCGCCCGGCTTGCGGATGCGTTCGTTGTAGTTGTCAAAGCCCGGCACCACCTGCTCAATCAGGTCGCGGATGCGGTCGTAATCAGCGATAAGGTCGCGCCAGTTGTAGGGCCGAAGCTCCAACCCTGCCCGCTCGGCCAATTCGGCGATAATCGCGACTTCGCTTTTCATCTGCCCCGGCACCGGCTCCACAATACCGTGCGACTGTGCCACCACGCCTGTCGTGCTTTCGCACGAAACGAACTGTTCGCCGGTAGCCTGCCGGTCGATGTCGGTGCGGCCCAGGCAAGGCAGAATCAGAGCCGTTTCGCCCGTGATAAGGTGACTCCGATTGAGTTTGGTCGAGACGTGAACGGTCAGTTTGCACCGGCGCAGGGCATCGGCGGTGTAGTCGGTATCGGAAACGGCCATTGCGAAGTTGCCGCCCAATCCGAAGAAAACCGTTGCTCGGCCTTCGTACATGGCCCGCACCGAGGCCACCGTGTCGTAGCCAGGTTCGCGGAGCGGTTTGAAGCCGAAGACACGTTCGAGAGCATCTAAAAACTCAGGCTTCGGCTTTTCGTAAATGCCCATTGTGCGGTCGCCCTGCACGTTGCTGTGGCCGCGAATGGGCGACGCGCCACCGCCCTCGATGCCGATGCTGCCCTTTAGCAACAGCAGGTTGATAATCTCGTTGATGGTGTGAACGGCATTTTTGTGCTGCGTCAGGCCCATTGCCCAGCAGATAATCAGCTTCGGCGTGTGCTTGAACAGGGCAACCGCTTCCCGAATCTGCGCTACCGTCAAACCGCACTGAGCCGCCAGGCCGTCCAGATCGTGGGCGGCAAGGCTTTGCACATAAGCTTCGTAGTCAGCCGTGTATTCCCGAATGAAGTTTCGGTCAATCACCTTGCCCGGTGTTTTGGCCTCTTCTTCGAGCAGTATTTTCCCCATTGCTTTCAGCAGCGCGAGGTCGGTATTGATCGGAATTTGCAGGAAAATGTCGGTCAGTTTTTCGCTACCGAGCAGCATATCGCGGGGGCTTTGCGGGTATTTGAACGCCAGCAAACCCGTTTCGCGCAGCGGGTTTACGGCGATGATTTTGGCTCCGTTGCGCTTGGCCTGCTCTAAGGGCGTCAGCATCCGGGGCGCGTTGGTGCCGGGATTCTGACCCATAATCATGATGACGTCGGCCTTTTCATAATCATCATATTTGACCGATGCCTTGCCTAACCCAATCGTTTCGCCGAGGGCCACGCTCGTTGATTCGTGACACATGTTCGAGCAGTCGGGCATGTTGTTGGTGCCGTACATTCTGACGAACAACTGGTACAGAAAAGCCGCTTCGTTGCTGGTACGGCCCGACGTGTAAAAGATGGCTTCGTCGGGCGAATCGAGCGCACGAAGCTGATCGGCAATGAGTTGAAACGCATCGTCCCAGCCAATGGGTTCGTAATGTGTAGCACCCCCACGCAGCACCATTGGGTGGGTAAGCCGCCCCTGCTGCCCCAGCCAGAGGTCGGTTTTCTGAAGCAGGTCGACTACGGAATACCGTTGAAACAGCACCGGCGAGGCCGTGTGTTTGTCCATGACCTCATCGGCCACGGCCTTCGCGCCACTCTCGCAGTACTCGGCCACACCCGACCGCTCGCCGTCGGGGTCGGGCCAGGCGCAGGAGGGGCAGTCGTAGCCATCTTTCTGGTTTAGCTTAACGAGTGCTTTCCAGCCGCGACCGATGCCAGTGCCGTTCAGTACGTGTTCAAACGATTTGACGACGGCAGTCAGGCCAGCCGCTTCGGTTTTGGGTTGGCCGGTTTTTAGCTTGCCGGTAAGCTCTTCGGGCGGTGTATTGGTCATGGTCAGGTTGCCACTAAGCCCAGCTCAACAGAATGCTGCCGAGCGTCGGCACTGTGGGCGAAATAAAAACAAGGTACGTTTTTTGCTTCAATCCGGCTCAACGTGGCGCGGGTTTCGGGCTGATTTTTGCCGTGAACCTGCCGGATATACACGCAGCGAACCTGATTTGGAAAATGCTCTACTATCGATGCATAGATAGTCGGGTCTTCCTGCGTATCGTCGCCAAGCAAAATAAACTGCTGGTCGGGGTACGTTTCGAGAATGCGTACAATCCGGTCAAATTTGGTGCGGTGTTTATTTTGGCCGGTTTTCAGCAGTTGCCCAATCTGTTTAAGCTGACTCAGCAGGTAAACGCCCACAGGCAGGCCGTTCTTTTCCGAAAAGTCCAGAATGTAATCATACAGATTCCACTCGCTGCTCGACACGTAGAAAAACGCATTGCTACGGTCGGCTCCGCTGTGGGCTTCGGCCAATAGCTGATAATGAGCGACTACGCCCTCAAATGGCTCCCGGCTGTGTGCGTTCTGAGTCAGCAGTACGTTCAGTCGCTTCAGGATAGTAGCCGAATGCGAAATCAGGAACGTATCGTCGATGTCGGAAATGCAGGCCAGCCGCGTTGGGTGCGGCACCAATATTTGTCCCTCCCCTTCGGCCAGTACGGTTTCGGGCGTAATCGTCTGCGCCATCAGTTCGACCCGCACCGGATGCCAGCCAGGCAATAAAGACCGATTGAGCGGCAAACTGACCCGGAAAAATCCGTCAGGGTCGGCGCGGGTGTCAATAGTTTGCTCACCAAACCGTACCCGAATCGTGGCTTCGGGGTAAGGCTTTACCAGAAATAATCGGATCAGACTGAACAGGTTAACAAAGAAATCATTCCGGTATTTCTTGCGCGGAAAGGCTGAACGCCGGAACACCGTCCCCTGAATGGTTAGCTGGTTGGTATTACCAAAACCGCGATATACTTTCACGGTAGGCCGGTCGGTAAGCCGCAGCCATGTTAAGAAATAGTGGCGTAGCGTACCTTTCAGGCTTGTTGTTTGTTTATCAGATGGCGCAGTACGAACAGCTTCCATAGCGTTGAGTCGGTATCCGTCGATAATAACCACCAAAACGGCAAGAAGTTGACTTATTTATTTGCCATTAACCCCGTTTCGGGTGGGCGCGACAAATCGGACTGGGAAGAGGCCATTCGGGCGTATTTCGCCGACCTGCCCCATACGGCACATTTGTTTCATCTGAACGGACAGACCGACGATGAACTGATTCGGCAGCAAATTGCCCAACACCAGCCCGACCGGGTGGTGGCCGTTGGGGGCGATGGCACCCTGAAAAGCGTAGCGACGCAACTGCTTGGCACGGGTATGCCACTGGGCCTGTTGCCTGCCGGATCGGCCAACGGTATGGCCCGCGAACTGGGCATCCCGCCCGACGCAGCCGGGAGTCTCGACGTGCTGGTGAACGGAACGCCCAAAGCCATCGACGTGATTTCGGTCAACGATGATATTTGTCTGCATTTGAGTGATATTGGACTGAATGCCCGCGTGGTAATGCACTACCAGCAGAACAACTGGCGCGGCATGTTCGGCTACGTGCGGGCGGTGCTAAAGGCGTTACGAAAACGGCGGCTGCTTCAGGTGGAAATTAATCTGGGCGACGTATGTGTACAGCGGGCCGCGCTGATGGTAGTGCTGGCAAACGCCCGTATGTATGGCACGGGGGCAGTTATCAACCCCGACGGCGATTTATCGGACGGTCAGTTTGAAGTGGTTGTTTTTCGGCGGTTGTCGGTCTGGGAGATTATCAAACTATTCTGGCGGTATAAGCCGTTCAACGCGAAACACATCGAAATCTTCCCGGCTACGTCGATTACGGTCAGCACACGCCGAAAAGCGTATTTTCAGGTCGATGGTGAGTATCGGGGGCGGGTCGGCGAAGTTAATGCCCGTGTGCTGCCGGGGGCGTTGCAGGTGCTGATGCCTGCGTTATGAGCCGGTCGGGTTCGGTGTAGATATTGAACCGGTCGTCGCGCACGAAACCGACCAGCGTCATGCGGGCTTCGCGGGCCATCTGCACCGCCAGACTCGACGGAGCACCCACAGCCGCCAGCAGCGGCACACCCGCCCGCCAGCTTTTCTGCACGAGTTCGACGCCGATGCGCCCGCTCAGGAAAATGCCGCAGTCCGACAGCGGCAACCAGCCTTTCCAGAAAGCCGCGCCAATGAGCTTATCGAGCGCGTTGTGCCGCCCGATGTCCTCGCGCACGAGTCGTATTGTACCGTCGGCGTCGAAAAGCGCGGCTGCATGAATACCGCCCGTGTGGGCAAAAGCCGTTTGTAGTTGCCGAACGCGGTCGGGCAAATTGTGAACAATAGCTGAATCAACCGAAAAATCAGCCATTAGCGGGCCGTTAGTATGCGCCATTGCCGCTTCGATGGTAGTCTTGCCGCATAGCCCGCAACTGGCCGAGCTAACCGTGATGCGTTCAAGCCGTTGCCAATCGACTGCCAGACCGGGCCGGAGTTCTACACGAATTACGTTGCCCTCTTTTTCAGCGTCCTGCACACAATGGCGGCACGAAAGCACGT from Spirosoma montaniterrae encodes:
- a CDS encoding App1 family protein — its product is MEAVRTAPSDKQTTSLKGTLRHYFLTWLRLTDRPTVKVYRGFGNTNQLTIQGTVFRRSAFPRKKYRNDFFVNLFSLIRLFLVKPYPEATIRVRFGEQTIDTRADPDGFFRVSLPLNRSLLPGWHPVRVELMAQTITPETVLAEGEGQILVPHPTRLACISDIDDTFLISHSATILKRLNVLLTQNAHSREPFEGVVAHYQLLAEAHSGADRSNAFFYVSSSEWNLYDYILDFSEKNGLPVGVYLLSQLKQIGQLLKTGQNKHRTKFDRIVRILETYPDQQFILLGDDTQEDPTIYASIVEHFPNQVRCVYIRQVHGKNQPETRATLSRIEAKNVPCFYFAHSADARQHSVELGLVAT
- a CDS encoding diacylglycerol/lipid kinase family protein, producing MTYLFAINPVSGGRDKSDWEEAIRAYFADLPHTAHLFHLNGQTDDELIRQQIAQHQPDRVVAVGGDGTLKSVATQLLGTGMPLGLLPAGSANGMARELGIPPDAAGSLDVLVNGTPKAIDVISVNDDICLHLSDIGLNARVVMHYQQNNWRGMFGYVRAVLKALRKRRLLQVEINLGDVCVQRAALMVVLANARMYGTGAVINPDGDLSDGQFEVVVFRRLSVWEIIKLFWRYKPFNAKHIEIFPATSITVSTRRKAYFQVDGEYRGRVGEVNARVLPGALQVLMPAL
- the fdhD gene encoding formate dehydrogenase accessory sulfurtransferase FdhD, translating into MPFVAPTVVRRVVQNVTTETPDLLAVEEPLEIRLGYGPAQDRQQRSLVVTMRTPGVDAELATGFLYAENIIQQPADVLSCRHCVQDAEKEGNVIRVELRPGLAVDWQRLERITVSSASCGLCGKTTIEAAMAHTNGPLMADFSVDSAIVHNLPDRVRQLQTAFAHTGGIHAAALFDADGTIRLVREDIGRHNALDKLIGAAFWKGWLPLSDCGIFLSGRIGVELVQKSWRAGVPLLAAVGAPSSLAVQMAREARMTLVGFVRDDRFNIYTEPDRLITQASAPATPPAAHGH
- a CDS encoding Uma2 family endonuclease, giving the protein MEAVIEALSDYERERGKPTPTLNHAYVQKNLLVSLDYRYRKTHTILSELNLSMPERPDTVPDIAIYPKLKIDFLHDVTSMTQMPLTVIEIISPSQAHDEILAKFERYFNAGVQSCWLVMPSFQAISVYSSFGKYRFYSETDTLTDAATGIELQLSEIFG
- a CDS encoding FdhF/YdeP family oxidoreductase; this translates as MTNTPPEELTGKLKTGQPKTEAAGLTAVVKSFEHVLNGTGIGRGWKALVKLNQKDGYDCPSCAWPDPDGERSGVAEYCESGAKAVADEVMDKHTASPVLFQRYSVVDLLQKTDLWLGQQGRLTHPMVLRGGATHYEPIGWDDAFQLIADQLRALDSPDEAIFYTSGRTSNEAAFLYQLFVRMYGTNNMPDCSNMCHESTSVALGETIGLGKASVKYDDYEKADVIMIMGQNPGTNAPRMLTPLEQAKRNGAKIIAVNPLRETGLLAFKYPQSPRDMLLGSEKLTDIFLQIPINTDLALLKAMGKILLEEEAKTPGKVIDRNFIREYTADYEAYVQSLAAHDLDGLAAQCGLTVAQIREAVALFKHTPKLIICWAMGLTQHKNAVHTINEIINLLLLKGSIGIEGGGASPIRGHSNVQGDRTMGIYEKPKPEFLDALERVFGFKPLREPGYDTVASVRAMYEGRATVFFGLGGNFAMAVSDTDYTADALRRCKLTVHVSTKLNRSHLITGETALILPCLGRTDIDRQATGEQFVSCESTTGVVAQSHGIVEPVPGQMKSEVAIIAELAERAGLELRPYNWRDLIADYDRIRDLIEQVVPGFDNYNERIRKPGGFYLPNGPRERRFTTKDGKAHFTVNPLTTRTLKPGELLLMTIRSHDQFNTTVYGNDDRYRGIYNERRVLLMNPDDITRLNLRDKQVVNIHSQYDGKTRTARQFIVVPYDIPHGCCAAYFPETNVLIPIDSVAEKSHTPTSKSIVVTVEGA